Proteins encoded together in one Amblyomma americanum isolate KBUSLIRL-KWMA chromosome 1, ASM5285725v1, whole genome shotgun sequence window:
- the LOC144115748 gene encoding uncharacterized protein LOC144115748 encodes MRERRKIKARSGASPDELYQPKWAHYKSLMFLDTSCSSQPSFSTVHTQEEEEETERQCEHWNNESADQEMDFPCSSQNCAEPSLPAQQIGEGTSRPGKKRRRNDDETEQRKVLLTTAVETLQRSQQRLAANDECDAFGSMMAHAVRQIPPGPDRQLAMLNAHQAIVKINLSRHSVPVEMLNVLNMQE; translated from the exons ATGCGCGAGAGGCGCAAGATCAAGGCCCGCTCCGGCGCAAGCCCGGACGAGCTCTACCAGCCAAAGTGGGCTCATTACAAAAGCCTGATGTTCCTGGATACCTCCTGCTCCTCGCAGCCAAGTTTTTCGACAGTCCACACGCAGGAAGAAGAGGAG GAGACTGAACGGCAGTGCGAGCACTGGAACAACGAATCCGCAGATCAAGAAATGGATTTTCCTTGTTCGTCACAAAATTGTGCAGAGCCAAGTCTGCCAGCACAGCAGATTGGAGAGGGGACTTCAAGGCCTGGAAAAAAGAGAAGGCGAAATGATGACGAGACAGAACAAAGGAAAGTTCTGCTGACAACAGCGGTGGAAACATTACAGAGAAGTCAGCAACGCCTGGCGGCCAATGATGAATGCGACGCATTTGGCAGCATGATGGCGCATGCTGTCCGCCAAATACCGCCAGGCCCAGACCGTCAGTTGGCCATGCTAAATGCCCATCAGGCAATTGTAAAAATTAATTTATCTAGGCACAGTGTTCCAGTGGAAATGTTAAACGTCCTCAACATGCAGGAATAA
- the LOC144102391 gene encoding uncharacterized protein LOC144102391 codes for MEINVSKTKTMTFTRASNVHLSSYFMNSICIENVYTLKYLGVHLTSNLTWNDHIDEIISKANKTLGFIRRNLYLANQSTKLLAHTALVRSKIEYASLIWNPNQTYLINKLESLQNKAARFITKTYSRTSSITAIKKSLQLPSLETRRLLAQLSHFHRLYHAPSSFAASYIKPPQKIFPRLDHPFKVRPMFARTNLLRQSPLFLAIHHWNKLPKEIASIRDHDSFVSNLKRSFTHVG; via the coding sequence atggaaattaatgtttctaaaacaaaaactatgacatttaccagagccagtaacgttcacttaagttcatattttatgaacagcatatgcatagagaatgtgtatacattaaaatatttgggagtccatttaacttctaaccttacatggaatgatcacattgatgaaataatttcgaaagcaaataaaacacttggtttcattaggcgaaatttatatttagcaaatcagtcaactaaattattagcgcacacagctctagttcgctcaaagattgaatacgcttccttaatatggaatccaaatcagacttacctaataaacaagctggaatctttacaaaataaagcagcacgcttcatcactaaaACATACTCTAGAACATCCAGCATCACGGCTATCAAAAAGTCCCTCCAATTACCGTCTCTAGAAACACGACGACTGTTAGCACAACTTTCCCACTTCCACAGATTGTATCATGCCCCGTCATCCTTTGCAGCATCCTATAttaaacccccacaaaaaattttcccccgcctcgaccatcccttcaaagtgcgtcccatgtttgcgcgtacgaatctcctgcgacaatcaccgctctttctagctattcatcactggaataagctgccaaaagaaattgcttctatacgtgatcatgactcatttgtaagtaatttgaaacgcagttttacgcatgttgggtaa